A single Loxodonta africana isolate mLoxAfr1 chromosome 12, mLoxAfr1.hap2, whole genome shotgun sequence DNA region contains:
- the LOC135232896 gene encoding NADH dehydrogenase [ubiquinone] 1 subunit C1, mitochondrial-like, giving the protein MGALLCPFSQLLALAQLRSSLSARPKFCVREPSNNKLDWLKIGLTLGTTAFLWVYLIKQHNEDVLDYKRRNGLE; this is encoded by the coding sequence ATGGGGGCATTGCTGTGTCCCTTCTCCCAGCTGCTGGCCTTAGCCCAGCTCCGGAGCAGCCTTTCAGCTCGGCCAAAGTTCTGTGTTCGAGAGCCATCGAATAACAAGCTTGACTGGCTGAAAATTGGACTGACCTTGGGCACCACAGCCTTCCTTTGGGTCTATCTCATCAAACAACACAACGAAGATGTTCTAGACTACAAAAGAAGAAATGGGTTGGAATAA